One window of Petrotoga sibirica DSM 13575 genomic DNA carries:
- a CDS encoding ABC transporter substrate-binding protein, translating into MKKLFVFIVTSLFINLFAVQITIAVESIEDQIQLLNSQIENFEKQNPDIDVEIYLIPSYPGSTYKFYGTFVVTNAKEPTILSLDMEWINEFSPFLVNLNQDAEYFDVNNLVPQTVEMVTINGEIKAIPYYVENGFLYYRKDLLEKYGYEVPKTWDELITIAKDISQKEGIEGFVWPGARYEELTTFFLEILYSNGGKIFEGDNFVLEQPENKEKALESLKILNNIISEEISPKGITTYREEECRNIFQNGDAVFMRNLSYAWRLLNSEGSGANGKVGIAPIPKTDFSNQHVFVLKGKALAINPNASDEEREAAKKFIKYLTSKENQIQRLTQLNFLPINLEVFNEPTISEVDPNLLNFKYSLENLVLKPKSPIYTEISFPIQNNVYDVLTGRITVERALNNIISEIKFLLR; encoded by the coding sequence ATGAAGAAATTATTTGTTTTCATTGTCACATCTTTATTTATTAACTTGTTTGCTGTTCAAATAACTATAGCAGTTGAATCAATTGAAGATCAAATCCAATTGCTAAACTCCCAAATAGAGAATTTTGAAAAACAAAATCCTGATATTGACGTAGAAATTTATTTGATTCCTAGCTACCCAGGTTCAACTTACAAATTTTACGGGACATTTGTAGTCACCAACGCAAAAGAACCCACGATCTTATCTCTCGATATGGAATGGATAAATGAATTTTCTCCATTTCTTGTAAACTTAAATCAAGATGCCGAATATTTTGACGTAAACAATCTTGTTCCACAAACCGTAGAAATGGTAACAATTAACGGCGAAATAAAAGCAATTCCTTATTATGTTGAAAACGGTTTTTTATATTATAGAAAAGATTTATTAGAAAAATATGGATACGAAGTACCGAAAACTTGGGATGAATTGATTACAATCGCAAAGGATATTTCTCAAAAAGAGGGAATAGAAGGTTTTGTTTGGCCAGGTGCTAGATACGAAGAACTCACAACTTTTTTCCTTGAAATTTTATATTCTAATGGAGGCAAGATATTCGAAGGTGATAACTTTGTTCTAGAACAGCCAGAAAATAAAGAAAAGGCTTTAGAAAGCTTAAAAATCTTAAATAACATTATATCTGAAGAAATTAGTCCAAAAGGTATAACAACGTATAGAGAAGAAGAATGTAGAAATATATTCCAAAATGGCGATGCCGTTTTCATGAGGAATCTGAGCTATGCTTGGCGTTTATTAAATAGCGAAGGTTCTGGTGCTAATGGAAAGGTGGGAATTGCCCCTATCCCAAAAACTGATTTTTCAAATCAACATGTATTTGTGCTTAAAGGAAAAGCTTTGGCAATTAACCCTAATGCTTCTGATGAAGAAAGAGAAGCCGCAAAAAAATTTATAAAATATTTGACCTCCAAAGAAAATCAAATCCAAAGATTGACACAATTAAACTTTTTACCAATTAATTTAGAAGTATTTAACGAACCAACTATCTCTGAAGTTGATCCTAATTTATTGAATTTTAAATATTCCTTAGAAAATTTAGTGTTGAAACCAAAATCGCCCATATACACAGAAATTTCGTTCCCTATACAAAATAATGTTTACGATGTCTTAACAGGAAGAATTACCGTTGAAAGAGCTTTAAACAACATTATATCTGAAATAAAATTTTTACTACGTTAA
- a CDS encoding glycoside hydrolase family 65 protein: MNLWEIVQDEYNTEKNKKYETIFTLANGYRGFRGFNEFSSEGWKGNFIAGIYDKSDAEVQEIVNNPDPLTIKFYIDGEAINLDKHKIRSFKRFLDMRKALLKTNLEIELGSGKILMINAERFVSKNDVHRWAAKYEIIPKNFSGKLIIENTIDGSITNSIFDPYKEVKHYNVLEMKDLKPGIFLKSSTKDKAIDVIEATTLRCYRNNNNLLRNRSFKILGDKAKELYEIFLEKDKTYSIYKYGVTYTTRDNIIDIEKVSEEALVEFAFEGYEKELKKHCEEWEKIWEDIDIEIKGDKKAQLGIRFSVFQLTSCANKNDTNISIAAKGLHGEGYLGHIFWDTEVFMVPFFVYTQPETAKSLLIYRYNTLNGARENALLNGYKGAQFPWESTDTGLETTPKWGKDYEGNPVRIWTGDEEIHIIADVPFAYWEYFRATNDEDFMFDYGAEIFVETAKFWESRLEYNEQKDRYEINNVIGPDEFHEHVNNNAYTNYLARWNLQKAHEISNLLKQKDFIKYDRLCNNLGLSEQDFTNWKEISEKIFIPKFDDTELIEQFEGYFKLNDYLIDEWDKNKMPLWPKGVEINKLNKTQLVKQADVIMLLLLLEDEFDSNTKKLNYDYYEKRTMHKSSLSPSMYSIMGLKVGDTHNAYEYFMKTVMTDLEDNQGNTEYGLHAASAGGSWQSVVYGFGGLSIDENGALNLNPWIPEKWEKLSFKIYWKGARIAISIFQDKIILESTHDLTIKVFSQECSLKGFTPFVFDTSNTI, translated from the coding sequence TTGAACCTTTGGGAAATTGTACAAGATGAATACAATACAGAAAAAAACAAAAAATACGAGACTATTTTCACATTAGCGAATGGTTATCGTGGGTTTAGAGGGTTCAATGAATTTTCCAGTGAAGGTTGGAAGGGTAACTTTATTGCTGGCATATATGACAAATCAGACGCAGAAGTCCAGGAGATTGTGAATAATCCGGACCCTCTAACAATAAAATTTTATATCGATGGAGAGGCAATTAATTTAGATAAACACAAAATTAGAAGTTTCAAAAGATTTCTGGATATGAGGAAAGCACTTTTAAAAACAAATTTGGAAATTGAATTAGGTTCAGGGAAAATATTAATGATCAATGCCGAAAGATTTGTTAGTAAGAATGATGTCCACAGATGGGCAGCTAAATATGAAATAATACCGAAGAATTTTTCAGGAAAACTTATCATCGAAAACACAATAGATGGTTCAATTACAAATTCTATATTTGACCCTTATAAAGAAGTAAAACATTATAATGTTCTAGAAATGAAAGATTTGAAGCCCGGTATATTTTTAAAATCTTCTACAAAGGATAAAGCAATTGATGTAATAGAAGCAACAACGTTGCGTTGCTACAGAAATAACAATAACCTTTTACGAAATCGTTCTTTTAAAATTTTAGGTGATAAAGCAAAAGAACTTTATGAAATTTTTCTTGAGAAAGATAAAACTTATAGTATATATAAATATGGAGTAACTTATACAACGAGAGATAACATAATTGATATTGAAAAAGTTTCAGAAGAAGCTTTAGTAGAATTTGCCTTTGAAGGTTATGAAAAAGAATTAAAAAAACACTGTGAAGAATGGGAGAAGATTTGGGAAGATATTGATATAGAAATAAAAGGTGATAAAAAGGCTCAGTTAGGCATTAGATTCAGTGTCTTTCAGTTAACCTCATGTGCCAATAAAAATGATACTAATATTAGTATCGCTGCTAAAGGATTACACGGAGAAGGATATTTAGGACATATATTTTGGGACACAGAAGTATTCATGGTACCTTTTTTTGTATATACTCAACCAGAAACGGCAAAATCTCTTCTAATATATAGATATAATACGTTAAATGGGGCTAGGGAAAATGCCCTTTTGAATGGATACAAAGGTGCTCAATTCCCATGGGAGTCGACAGATACTGGTTTAGAAACTACCCCTAAGTGGGGAAAAGACTATGAGGGTAATCCTGTAAGAATATGGACGGGCGATGAAGAAATCCATATTATTGCAGACGTTCCTTTTGCTTATTGGGAATATTTTCGAGCTACTAACGATGAGGACTTTATGTTTGATTATGGAGCTGAAATATTTGTTGAAACTGCAAAATTTTGGGAATCTAGATTAGAATATAATGAACAAAAAGATAGATATGAAATTAATAATGTTATAGGTCCCGATGAGTTTCATGAGCATGTAAACAACAATGCCTATACTAATTATTTAGCTAGGTGGAATTTGCAAAAAGCTCATGAGATTTCTAATTTACTTAAACAAAAAGATTTCATAAAATACGACAGGCTCTGTAATAATTTGGGCTTATCAGAACAAGATTTCACTAATTGGAAAGAAATTTCAGAAAAAATATTTATTCCAAAGTTTGATGATACAGAACTTATAGAACAATTTGAGGGTTACTTTAAACTGAATGACTATTTAATCGACGAGTGGGACAAAAACAAAATGCCGCTGTGGCCTAAAGGTGTCGAGATCAACAAATTAAATAAAACACAGCTTGTGAAACAAGCTGATGTGATAATGCTTTTATTGTTGTTAGAAGATGAATTTGATAGTAATACAAAGAAGTTAAATTATGATTATTATGAGAAAAGAACTATGCATAAATCTTCGCTGAGTCCATCTATGTATTCAATAATGGGTTTGAAAGTAGGAGATACTCACAATGCCTATGAATATTTTATGAAAACGGTAATGACTGATTTGGAAGATAATCAAGGAAACACGGAGTATGGTTTACACGCTGCATCTGCAGGAGGGTCATGGCAAAGTGTTGTCTATGGTTTTGGGGGATTAAGTATAGATGAGAATGGAGCATTGAATCTTAATCCTTGGATACCGGAAAAATGGGAAAAATTATCTTTCAAAATTTATTGGAAAGGGGCAAGGATAGCAATTAGTATCTTTCAAGATAAAATCATTTTAGAATCAACACATGATCTAACAATAAAGGTTTTTTCTCAAGAGTGCTCTTTGAAAGGGTTCACTCCCTTTGTTTTTGATACTTCAAATACAATTTAA
- a CDS encoding LacI family DNA-binding transcriptional regulator, which produces MALKIKDIAKMANVSVATVSRVLNDSDKVSLETKNKIMKIIQKYDYKPDRIATSLRRKKTGIYAVIFSVKGGKVLEDTYSTKFLKGVLNYFSSKGLKLIVDIHENGNVAEYYSNMIKSKIVDGFILLDIRKNDERVNLLNKENFPYVVIGRNDENNFVYIDSDNVAGAYMAIKHLKQIKSKKILYISGDMGIPVSEQRLTGVKSAQKDLGVEVDVEFGDFDEEKTVEILKSLLKKGFEYDGIFCASDNMAYAAMKFLKGLNIEVPIVGYDNIPLSEFVGLSTIDQNIIRIGYSAAQAVDNIANGKETISMVVPSKLIKRQSTLSFIQKHI; this is translated from the coding sequence ATGGCTTTAAAAATAAAAGATATTGCTAAAATGGCAAATGTATCCGTAGCGACAGTTTCCCGCGTATTGAATGATTCCGATAAAGTAAGCCTTGAAACAAAAAATAAGATTATGAAAATAATTCAGAAATACGATTATAAACCGGACAGAATAGCAACTTCTTTAAGAAGAAAAAAGACGGGGATTTACGCTGTTATTTTCTCTGTGAAAGGAGGGAAAGTTTTAGAAGATACTTACTCCACAAAATTTTTAAAAGGTGTTTTAAATTACTTTTCTTCAAAAGGGCTTAAACTTATCGTAGATATCCATGAAAATGGCAACGTAGCTGAATATTACAGTAATATGATAAAAAGTAAGATTGTTGATGGTTTTATTCTATTAGACATCAGAAAAAATGATGAAAGGGTGAATCTTTTAAATAAAGAAAATTTTCCGTATGTTGTTATAGGTAGAAATGATGAAAACAATTTTGTATACATTGATAGTGATAACGTAGCTGGGGCCTATATGGCCATCAAACATTTAAAACAGATAAAAAGTAAAAAGATTCTTTATATTAGTGGTGATATGGGGATTCCCGTCTCAGAACAGAGATTAACAGGGGTCAAAAGTGCTCAGAAAGACTTGGGAGTTGAAGTAGACGTAGAATTTGGGGATTTTGATGAAGAAAAAACAGTTGAAATATTAAAATCTCTTCTAAAAAAAGGATTCGAATATGACGGAATATTTTGTGCCTCAGATAACATGGCTTATGCTGCGATGAAATTTTTGAAGGGTTTGAATATAGAAGTACCGATTGTTGGATACGATAATATCCCCCTTTCCGAATTTGTGGGCTTGAGTACTATTGACCAGAACATTATAAGAATTGGTTACAGCGCAGCACAGGCAGTGGATAACATAGCAAATGGGAAAGAAACAATTTCTATGGTTGTTCCTTCAAAATTAATTAAGAGACAAAGCACATTGAGTTTTATTCAGAAACACATTTAG
- a CDS encoding biotin transporter BioY — translation MRTRELSLIAIFVSLMCIGSQITIPLGPIPFTLQLLFVFLTGFLFPPRTAFAIQVIYLLLGVIGLPVFAGFSGGIVHILGPSGGFLVSFPLAAVCISFLEFKKGFSDLLSGFLGLCIVYSTGWIWLGIYMESLLLSFKVGILPFILFDLIKLIISIYLKKLIESRLKLIPPF, via the coding sequence GTGAGAACTAGGGAACTTTCTTTAATAGCCATATTTGTTTCTTTAATGTGTATAGGCTCACAAATTACTATTCCACTAGGCCCTATACCTTTTACCCTTCAACTACTTTTTGTATTTTTGACGGGATTCCTTTTCCCTCCAAGAACGGCTTTTGCTATTCAAGTGATCTACTTGTTATTAGGTGTAATAGGCTTACCAGTATTTGCAGGCTTCTCAGGAGGGATTGTTCACATTTTAGGACCGTCCGGGGGGTTCTTGGTTTCTTTTCCATTAGCTGCTGTTTGTATTAGTTTTCTTGAATTCAAAAAAGGTTTTTCAGACTTATTATCTGGTTTTTTGGGACTATGTATAGTATACTCTACAGGTTGGATATGGTTAGGAATATATATGGAAAGTCTTCTTCTATCTTTCAAAGTTGGAATATTACCTTTTATATTATTTGATCTCATCAAATTAATTATTTCAATTTATCTGAAAAAATTGATAGAGTCAAGATTAAAGCTGATTCCACCTTTTTGA
- a CDS encoding ABC transporter substrate-binding protein, with the protein MRKLALFVLMVLLVGSSFSAVTITITGWPGNPAEESGIKEIVQKFNSSHQDIQVRWDPIAGDYKQTLMTRLSGGQGPDLFYVDVYVFEELARANVLQPLNLYIQRDGFDIDDFYPNLVDAFIFNNRIYGIAKDFSTLALFYNKEIFDQYGVPYPTTDDTWFDLLYKATLLKERGYEAPLSLAADFNRLIPLIHSFGGRLVKEDLSTALTEKEAVAALKLYTELVTKHELAYLPSTLGAGWLGDAFAKEMTAMVMSGPWTLGFIRESFPNVEKKTGIVELPSIVEKSSMIYTVAWSMNRQSAHKDEAWEVLKFLVTEGQEIFVEKAGVLGSRQSVAAEDTDPMKKVFYDSVEFGYPWRVPTPTGIFAKANDYLNSILNDLFAGRITIEEAVNSIEKNYKSWVTQ; encoded by the coding sequence ATGAGAAAGTTAGCTTTATTTGTTTTAATGGTTTTGTTGGTAGGTTCATCTTTTTCTGCTGTTACTATTACCATCACCGGATGGCCTGGGAATCCTGCTGAAGAATCAGGTATAAAAGAGATCGTTCAGAAATTCAACTCTTCTCACCAAGATATCCAAGTCAGATGGGATCCTATAGCCGGAGATTACAAACAAACACTGATGACTAGGTTATCTGGTGGTCAAGGACCGGATCTGTTCTATGTAGATGTGTATGTTTTCGAAGAGCTAGCAAGGGCAAATGTTTTGCAACCTTTAAATCTTTACATTCAAAGAGATGGGTTTGATATTGATGACTTCTATCCCAACTTGGTGGATGCGTTCATATTTAACAATAGAATATATGGAATAGCTAAAGATTTTTCAACTCTTGCTCTTTTTTACAACAAGGAGATTTTTGATCAATACGGAGTTCCTTATCCTACTACTGATGATACATGGTTTGATTTGTTGTACAAAGCGACCTTACTTAAAGAAAGAGGATATGAAGCACCATTATCTTTGGCAGCAGATTTCAACAGGTTAATTCCTTTAATTCACAGCTTTGGTGGGAGATTGGTAAAAGAAGATTTATCAACCGCATTAACCGAGAAAGAAGCGGTAGCTGCCTTAAAGCTTTATACTGAACTAGTTACAAAACACGAATTGGCTTATCTACCCTCCACGTTGGGTGCAGGATGGCTTGGAGATGCATTTGCTAAAGAGATGACGGCTATGGTTATGTCAGGCCCCTGGACTTTGGGATTTATAAGAGAATCTTTTCCAAATGTTGAAAAAAAGACAGGTATAGTTGAATTACCAAGTATTGTTGAGAAATCCTCTATGATATATACGGTTGCTTGGAGTATGAATAGACAATCTGCACATAAGGATGAAGCATGGGAAGTTTTAAAATTTTTAGTAACCGAAGGACAAGAAATTTTTGTGGAAAAGGCAGGAGTTCTTGGTTCAAGGCAAAGTGTGGCCGCTGAAGATACAGATCCTATGAAGAAGGTATTCTATGATTCAGTTGAATTTGGTTACCCATGGAGAGTTCCTACTCCTACCGGTATATTTGCCAAGGCAAATGATTACTTGAACTCGATACTAAATGATCTTTTTGCAGGAAGAATTACAATAGAAGAAGCTGTAAATTCTATCGAAAAAAATTACAAATCTTGGGTGACTCAGTAG
- a CDS encoding carbohydrate ABC transporter permease, which yields MKPKTREALSGYMFASPVIIIVLLFVIYPIIMIFYYSFTNFNPLETQKFKVPLNPQETIELHIGMFQTDVKSVEEIEEWFDLLTFIQYDVGINLTDEQKDAVFEYFDTEKLLENFIEGKLNTIMTNSEFMTTYMKEEKGLFKKYSPQIVGLENFRRLFNDDYVRISLFNTLLYTLIVVPIQTFLAVLLGVAANSKVKGVKFYKVVFFLPAITSSAAISMIFWLIYSKPGILNRILVTLFGNFGYQPIDWLNNPNTALFSIMLMNVWATAGYFMITFLAGLQDIPNSLYEAADIDGATGRQKFWRITLPLLRPQILFVIVMGTIGCMQVFDQIYFLIENMRNITISFYIYKNAFEYGNMGYASSLALILFGIIMFITFLQRRYIPEEY from the coding sequence ATGAAACCTAAAACAAGAGAAGCACTATCTGGGTATATGTTTGCTTCCCCTGTTATAATTATAGTTTTATTATTTGTTATATACCCAATTATTATGATATTTTATTATAGCTTTACCAACTTTAATCCTTTAGAAACACAGAAATTTAAAGTACCTCTTAACCCACAGGAAACTATTGAGCTTCACATCGGGATGTTTCAGACAGATGTGAAATCAGTTGAGGAAATAGAAGAATGGTTTGATTTGCTAACTTTCATTCAATACGATGTTGGTATAAATTTGACTGATGAACAAAAAGATGCGGTATTTGAATATTTTGATACGGAGAAACTTTTGGAGAATTTTATCGAAGGTAAATTAAATACAATTATGACAAATTCTGAATTTATGACAACTTATATGAAAGAAGAAAAAGGTCTATTCAAAAAATATAGCCCCCAAATCGTTGGATTAGAAAATTTTCGAAGATTGTTTAATGATGATTACGTTAGAATTTCTCTTTTCAACACCTTACTGTATACATTGATCGTTGTCCCTATACAAACTTTTTTAGCTGTTTTGTTAGGAGTTGCAGCAAATTCAAAAGTTAAAGGTGTTAAATTTTACAAGGTTGTATTTTTCCTTCCAGCAATAACATCGTCCGCAGCAATTTCTATGATCTTTTGGTTGATTTATTCTAAGCCCGGAATTTTAAATCGAATTCTTGTAACACTTTTCGGTAATTTTGGATATCAACCGATAGATTGGCTTAATAATCCAAACACAGCGTTATTCTCAATAATGCTCATGAACGTATGGGCTACCGCTGGATATTTCATGATCACTTTTTTAGCAGGACTGCAAGATATCCCCAATTCATTATATGAAGCGGCAGATATAGACGGGGCTACTGGACGGCAGAAATTTTGGAGAATTACTCTACCTCTTTTAAGACCGCAGATATTGTTTGTTATAGTCATGGGAACTATCGGCTGTATGCAAGTATTTGATCAGATTTATTTTTTAATCGAAAATATGAGAAATATCACGATTTCATTTTACATATATAAAAATGCCTTTGAATATGGAAATATGGGGTATGCCTCATCGCTTGCGTTAATACTTTTCGGAATCATTATGTTTATTACTTTTTTGCAGCGAAGATATATCCCTGAAGAATATTGA
- a CDS encoding 2,3-bisphosphoglycerate-independent phosphoglycerate mutase produces MNSLDRQQIIKDLVVKTDSKIVLLVMDGLGDLPKDGKTPLQAAYKPNMDALAKESDLGQSVPVLQGVTPGSGPGHLSLFGYDSLKYDIGRGILEALGLGIRVDKKDVVARGNFATIKDGIIVDRRAGRPSSEESKKIVEILSQNIKKIEDVDITFYPGKEHRFVVKFTGESLFDEVTDADPQREGQPMEWAKATNPDSEKMANIVNKLIKEIGEVLKDQPKMNFALLRGFSKHPLLPSFEENYKLKAAAIATYPMYKGLAKLVGMDVLEAGQTTEDEVKTLKKVWNEYDFFYFHVKKTDSYGEDGNFEEKVKVIENTDKAVKEILSLNPDVLIITGDHSTPALLKAHSWHPVPVLIHSKYVRKGLSVSFDEYECAKGTLGTISALDIMPLALANALKLEKYGA; encoded by the coding sequence GTGAATAGTCTTGATAGACAACAAATTATAAAAGATTTAGTAGTTAAGACAGATTCTAAAATTGTGTTACTTGTTATGGATGGATTAGGAGATCTTCCAAAAGACGGTAAAACACCACTTCAAGCTGCATACAAACCCAACATGGATGCATTAGCCAAAGAAAGTGATTTAGGTCAGAGTGTACCTGTTCTACAAGGAGTCACTCCTGGCAGCGGTCCAGGGCATCTTTCACTTTTCGGCTATGATTCCCTAAAGTATGATATAGGAAGAGGCATATTAGAAGCCCTTGGATTAGGAATAAGAGTAGATAAAAAGGACGTTGTTGCAAGAGGTAATTTTGCAACAATAAAAGATGGAATAATAGTTGATAGAAGGGCGGGGAGACCCTCTAGTGAAGAATCAAAGAAAATCGTAGAAATTCTCTCTCAAAATATTAAAAAAATTGAAGATGTTGATATAACTTTCTATCCAGGGAAAGAACATAGATTTGTCGTCAAATTTACAGGGGAAAGCTTATTTGATGAGGTAACCGATGCTGATCCACAAAGAGAAGGTCAGCCAATGGAATGGGCCAAGGCAACGAATCCTGATTCTGAAAAAATGGCTAATATAGTCAACAAATTGATAAAAGAGATAGGGGAAGTGTTGAAAGATCAACCAAAAATGAATTTTGCACTATTACGAGGATTTTCCAAGCATCCTCTATTGCCATCTTTTGAAGAGAATTATAAATTAAAAGCCGCTGCCATTGCTACCTATCCTATGTACAAAGGACTTGCAAAATTAGTTGGAATGGACGTGTTAGAAGCAGGACAAACAACAGAAGATGAGGTTAAAACATTGAAAAAAGTATGGAATGAATATGATTTCTTCTACTTTCATGTGAAAAAAACTGACTCTTATGGTGAAGATGGAAATTTCGAGGAAAAAGTGAAGGTAATAGAGAACACCGATAAAGCTGTAAAAGAAATTTTAAGCCTCAATCCAGATGTTTTAATTATAACTGGAGATCATTCCACCCCTGCTTTACTAAAAGCACACAGTTGGCATCCTGTTCCTGTTTTAATTCATTCAAAATATGTTAGAAAAGGACTGTCTGTTTCTTTTGATGAATATGAATGTGCAAAGGGTACCCTTGGAACGATATCAGCACTGGATATTATGCCGTTAGCTTTGGCAAATGCTTTAAAACTAGAAAAGTACGGAGCTTAA
- a CDS encoding carbohydrate ABC transporter permease — protein sequence MTEKKWKVARIISYIVLIAYTLISLFPFLWAAVVSFVPMNYVDESGITRGTDVMSWPPKIRIFEWPPKAFGAPLTFENYAKVFEVVPLYSRWFLNTVLYAGFITLGNILIGTLGGYAFARIRFPLKEVWFALFLGTMMVPAQVTMIPQYTLMVNWDLVNTYYGMVFPKLANIFGLFLMRQFFMNFPKEIEEAARIDGAGIGGTFFRIVLPNARPAVGALAIYTFLGAWNDFQWPLIITSRKEMYTLTLGLNFFKTSYYTFWQYMMAATIIMTIPMIIIFLSFQKQFVETGRTAAVKG from the coding sequence ATGACAGAGAAAAAATGGAAAGTTGCAAGGATAATATCATATATTGTTTTAATCGCCTACACTTTAATTTCTCTTTTTCCTTTTTTGTGGGCAGCAGTCGTTTCATTCGTACCTATGAATTATGTTGACGAAAGCGGTATTACTAGAGGTACAGATGTAATGAGTTGGCCACCCAAGATACGAATTTTTGAATGGCCACCTAAGGCCTTCGGTGCTCCTTTGACATTTGAAAACTATGCAAAAGTTTTTGAAGTAGTTCCACTGTATTCGAGATGGTTTTTAAACACAGTTTTATATGCAGGGTTTATCACCTTAGGGAACATTTTAATAGGTACCCTGGGTGGTTATGCTTTTGCGAGGATAAGATTTCCCTTAAAAGAAGTGTGGTTCGCCCTTTTTTTAGGAACCATGATGGTTCCAGCTCAAGTTACCATGATCCCCCAATACACACTTATGGTAAATTGGGATTTAGTTAATACTTATTATGGAATGGTGTTCCCAAAATTGGCAAATATTTTTGGACTCTTTTTGATGAGGCAGTTCTTTATGAATTTTCCAAAAGAGATCGAAGAAGCTGCACGAATAGATGGTGCGGGGATAGGAGGAACTTTTTTCCGAATAGTATTACCCAATGCTAGACCTGCTGTTGGAGCGTTAGCAATATACACTTTTTTAGGGGCTTGGAACGATTTTCAATGGCCTTTAATAATTACTTCCCGTAAAGAGATGTACACCTTAACGTTGGGATTAAACTTCTTTAAAACATCTTATTATACTTTCTGGCAGTATATGATGGCGGCAACTATTATAATGACAATTCCAATGATAATTATTTTTCTTTCATTTCAAAAACAGTTTGTTGAAACAGGCAGAACTGCTGCAGTTAAAGGTTAA
- the pgmB gene encoding beta-phosphoglucomutase yields the protein MIKACIFDLDGVIVDTAKYHYMAWKRLADQLNIPFNEKDNERLKGVSRMKSLEIILDLGSLNLNQEEKEELAKKKNNWYIQYISKMDKSELLPGVEEFIKNLKRKGIKVAIASASKNTKLILKRLNLEDTFDAVIDGTMISNAKPNPEIFLRASDYLNLKPEECVVFEDAVAGVQAAKKAGMKVVGVGEEEVLKGADKVIKNFENVDLTLIEGI from the coding sequence TTGATAAAAGCTTGTATTTTCGATTTAGATGGAGTGATAGTCGACACTGCGAAATATCATTATATGGCATGGAAGAGACTTGCAGACCAGTTGAATATACCTTTTAATGAAAAAGATAACGAAAGGTTAAAAGGTGTTAGCAGGATGAAAAGTTTGGAGATTATATTAGATTTGGGAAGTTTAAATCTTAATCAAGAAGAAAAAGAAGAACTGGCAAAAAAGAAAAATAATTGGTACATTCAGTACATAAGTAAAATGGACAAAAGTGAATTACTTCCTGGTGTAGAAGAATTTATAAAAAATTTGAAAAGAAAGGGGATTAAGGTTGCAATCGCATCAGCTAGCAAAAACACAAAATTAATTTTAAAAAGATTAAATTTAGAAGATACCTTCGATGCGGTTATAGATGGAACAATGATAAGTAACGCAAAACCTAATCCTGAAATCTTTTTAAGAGCTTCTGATTATTTAAATTTAAAACCTGAAGAATGTGTCGTTTTTGAAGACGCTGTTGCAGGTGTTCAAGCTGCAAAAAAAGCTGGAATGAAAGTTGTTGGTGTGGGAGAAGAAGAAGTATTGAAAGGTGCGGATAAAGTAATTAAGAATTTTGAAAACGTTGATTTAACTTTAATTGAAGGTATTTAA